In the Bacillus shivajii genome, one interval contains:
- a CDS encoding DUF3267 domain-containing protein yields the protein MNCLKTISVEHDFGKERLWFLSGIVMVGYFIVYYLIFRTFFSQQPLIDYGVGFLFFSLFLVFPAHLFLHCLPIWMKGKKATLGIRRNQWPYIYYSTKNALPKRIVLLSICSPAIVITVSAVIVTILFPQWLHYLAMISALNIGLCVYDYMNFKQLRTAPKSSLIEEHQDGFHILFKSQP from the coding sequence ATGAACTGCTTGAAAACCATTTCAGTTGAGCATGACTTTGGAAAAGAACGCCTATGGTTCTTATCAGGAATTGTTATGGTCGGCTATTTTATTGTTTATTATCTAATATTCCGAACGTTTTTTTCCCAGCAACCGCTTATCGATTACGGGGTTGGATTTTTATTTTTTAGCTTATTTTTAGTTTTTCCAGCTCATTTATTTTTGCACTGTTTACCAATTTGGATGAAAGGAAAAAAAGCGACTCTTGGAATAAGACGAAATCAATGGCCATATATTTATTATTCAACAAAAAATGCATTGCCAAAGCGAATCGTTCTTTTATCAATCTGTTCACCTGCGATTGTTATTACCGTTTCAGCAGTTATTGTGACGATTCTGTTTCCACAGTGGTTACATTATTTGGCTATGATCTCAGCGCTAAATATAGGTTTATGTGTATACGATTATATGAACTTTAAACAATTACGGACGGCGCCAAAGTCCTCACTTATAGAAGAACACCAAGATGGCTTTCATATTTTATTTAAAAGTCAACCATAG
- a CDS encoding HTH-type transcriptional regulator Hpr, whose protein sequence is MEQHPAHSVKQSIMFSHKVAQLSKALWKSVEKDWQSWIKPYDLNINEHHILWISYHLEGASISDIAKFGVMHVSTAFNFSKKLEERGYLKFSKRNNDKRNTYVYLTDEGEELLLKTLETYDPHTYGIYSGSLPIKELYGKFPDFSELMSILKHVYGPDFMTIFEKSLSKLESDFDEVNGRLVPKEFEEEREKESS, encoded by the coding sequence GTGGAGCAACACCCTGCACATTCAGTGAAACAATCAATCATGTTTAGTCATAAGGTGGCTCAATTAAGTAAAGCTTTATGGAAATCTGTTGAAAAAGATTGGCAATCATGGATTAAACCATATGACTTAAATATTAATGAACACCATATTTTATGGATCTCATATCACCTAGAAGGAGCTTCGATTTCAGATATCGCAAAATTTGGCGTAATGCACGTTTCCACAGCCTTTAATTTCTCAAAGAAACTTGAAGAGCGTGGGTACTTGAAGTTTTCTAAACGCAATAACGACAAGCGAAATACGTACGTGTACTTAACTGATGAAGGAGAAGAACTACTTCTAAAAACGTTAGAGACTTATGACCCACATACATACGGTATTTACAGTGGTTCATTACCTATTAAAGAATTATACGGTAAGTTCCCTGACTTCTCCGAACTAATGAGTATTTTAAAACATGTTTACGGGCCTGATTTTATGACCATTTTCGAAAAATCGTTATCTAAGCTAGAATCTGATTTTGATGAAGTAAATGGAAGACTCGTCCCAAAGGAATTCGAAGAAGAAAGAGAGAAAGAATCATCATAA
- a CDS encoding HIT family protein: protein MSEANDCIFCKIINGDIPSSKVYEDDHVLAFLDLSQVTKGHTLVIPKKHEENIYELSEDTAKQLFAVVPKIANAIKEAYEPLGMNVLNNNGKDAGQSVFHYHLHLIPRYGKGDGFGAVWHDHSSQYSPEQLQEIAKDIHSRIKTV from the coding sequence ATGTCAGAAGCAAACGATTGTATTTTTTGTAAAATCATCAATGGGGACATCCCTTCATCAAAAGTTTATGAAGATGACCACGTTCTTGCATTTTTAGATTTGAGTCAAGTGACAAAAGGACATACGTTAGTCATTCCGAAAAAGCATGAAGAAAACATTTACGAATTAAGCGAAGATACTGCTAAGCAATTATTTGCAGTTGTCCCAAAAATCGCAAATGCCATTAAAGAAGCGTATGAGCCACTAGGAATGAACGTATTAAACAATAATGGTAAGGATGCAGGTCAATCAGTATTCCATTACCACCTACACCTTATTCCTAGGTATGGTAAAGGTGATGGTTTTGGTGCTGTATGGCACGATCATAGCAGCCAATACTCTCCTGAACAGTTACAAGAAATTGCTAAAGACATTCACTCACGTATAAAAACGGTGTAG
- a CDS encoding MFS transporter codes for MVIKQKFVLFILLFLIFTSMHMQFPVFTPLAVSLGAGSFLIGVMLSVTSFVNLGGNLVAGNYIDKYGAKVFITIPLLLMSISLLLHTLISESTHLFALRVLNGLILAFLTPACMTLLSSYAKTNEEQSKNMAMNTLMITAAMTTAPVAGGIIGERAGADGTYLFISAVTFLAFMIAYKYLHQPSLPVKKTNVTNPLQIIKQHSLLPVFLTAFAVMFAQGTLMYELPFLSVEAGLTKGEVGKNAAYMGIGTFFILSFVLLHKLNTRFRILLGLFSMSASFMWMMFTAPVVSVGSLILFGISTGILFPAMMTLLTENVMPESRGKAFAVLSAVFSVGTISSPFIAGAVRDVISPYFIAWIIVMLAVTSIGLLFIEKGKKPYFAHS; via the coding sequence TTGGTCATTAAACAAAAGTTCGTATTATTTATCCTCTTGTTTTTAATCTTTACGAGTATGCATATGCAGTTTCCAGTCTTTACTCCACTTGCTGTTTCTCTTGGTGCAGGGAGCTTTTTAATTGGCGTCATGCTTAGTGTTACTTCTTTTGTAAATTTAGGTGGAAACTTAGTTGCTGGAAATTATATTGATAAGTATGGAGCAAAGGTATTTATCACCATTCCATTGTTGCTTATGTCCATTTCATTACTGCTTCACACACTCATCTCAGAATCGACTCATTTGTTTGCATTACGTGTGCTAAATGGACTTATATTAGCCTTTTTAACGCCGGCCTGTATGACGTTGTTGTCTTCGTATGCAAAAACGAATGAAGAGCAGAGTAAAAATATGGCGATGAATACGTTAATGATTACAGCAGCGATGACTACTGCACCTGTCGCAGGGGGAATAATTGGAGAGAGAGCAGGTGCTGACGGTACGTATCTATTTATTTCTGCCGTAACGTTTCTTGCCTTTATGATCGCATATAAGTATTTACATCAGCCTTCATTACCTGTGAAGAAAACGAATGTGACAAATCCTCTTCAAATAATAAAACAACATTCACTTCTTCCAGTGTTTTTAACGGCTTTTGCGGTTATGTTTGCTCAAGGAACATTAATGTACGAGCTACCGTTTCTTTCAGTTGAGGCAGGTCTAACAAAAGGGGAAGTTGGGAAAAATGCAGCATACATGGGAATCGGGACATTTTTCATTCTTTCGTTTGTTTTATTGCATAAGTTAAATACAAGATTTCGCATTTTATTAGGGCTTTTTAGCATGTCCGCCTCATTTATGTGGATGATGTTTACAGCTCCGGTAGTATCGGTAGGAAGTTTAATCTTGTTTGGCATTTCAACAGGGATCTTGTTTCCAGCTATGATGACACTTCTGACAGAAAATGTGATGCCAGAAAGTAGAGGGAAAGCTTTTGCTGTTCTGTCTGCTGTATTTTCAGTTGGAACAATTTCGTCACCTTTTATCGCTGGTGCCGTACGTGATGTTATATCTCCATACTTTATCGCTTGGATCATTGTCATGCTAGCTGTCACATCTATCGGTCTGCTATTTATAGAGAAAGGAAAAAAGCCATATTTCGCTCATTCATAA
- a CDS encoding ABC transporter ATP-binding protein, whose product MTEQLLSINNVSGGYQRSKPVLHDVSFSVNRHEIVGLIGLNGAGKSTTIKHILGLMEPHAGEVTIEGKSFRENKEGYRQQLAYIPETPLLYEEMTLWEHLELTAMAYGLDKQTFEERGEKLLKEFRMKKMKNWFPSHFSKGMRQKVMIMCAFLIRPPLYIADEPFVGLDPIGIKSFLDRMVEMKEEGCGILMSTHILATAEKYCDRFILLHHGRIILQGTLAELQNQAKMPGADLDDIYVEVTKEDDDD is encoded by the coding sequence ATGACAGAGCAATTGTTATCGATAAACAATGTATCAGGTGGGTATCAGCGTAGTAAACCTGTATTACACGATGTTTCATTTTCAGTAAACCGTCACGAAATTGTTGGGTTAATCGGTTTAAATGGTGCTGGTAAAAGTACAACAATTAAGCATATTCTAGGGTTAATGGAACCACATGCCGGTGAAGTAACAATTGAAGGGAAGTCCTTTCGCGAAAATAAAGAAGGGTATCGTCAACAACTTGCATATATTCCTGAGACCCCTCTTCTATATGAGGAGATGACTCTTTGGGAGCATTTAGAATTAACGGCAATGGCTTACGGGCTGGATAAACAAACATTTGAAGAACGGGGCGAAAAGCTGCTCAAAGAATTTCGAATGAAAAAAATGAAGAACTGGTTTCCGAGTCACTTTTCTAAAGGTATGCGACAAAAGGTTATGATTATGTGTGCTTTTCTAATCAGGCCCCCACTGTACATTGCGGACGAGCCATTCGTAGGTCTTGATCCGATCGGAATTAAATCTTTTCTCGACCGAATGGTAGAGATGAAGGAAGAAGGGTGTGGTATTTTAATGTCCACACACATCTTAGCGACAGCCGAAAAGTATTGCGATCGTTTTATCCTTCTTCATCATGGGCGAATCATCTTGCAAGGGACGTTAGCTGAATTACAAAATCAAGCAAAAATGCCTGGCGCGGATTTAGATGACATTTATGTTGAAGTAACGAAGGAAGATGACGATGATTGA
- a CDS encoding ABC transporter permease: MIEEKELWIKRRSDYWTMAIKYLRLIGNSGFLFTLYLLFLFGSYYYGEFLAWLPETFPATLFFTAMFTWMVTRGRVRTFAKQGDLFYLIPLEGRMSPYFRSSIKYSWMMETFWLALVFLILTPLFFDRIADSSSVLFSILILLSGLKLWNLASSFEEQRIQETNVYFLHMAMRLGLNGVAVFALFSLQSVWLIASLAFSLLLFYIGYFHRLSRTHSIKWDRLVDIENKTVMTFYRVANSFTDVPALKTTVKYRGWLSFLFTVIKHKKEHVYRYMFLKAFVRSNDYFGIYLRLTLLGVLFLSIVQLDWGRWLLAIIFPYMTALQLETVRNHFVTHQMIELYPIRVESKFSNHQFLIQFFGVLQAVIFGITVSIAHSLLDGGITLLFGIAVYAFHLNVRLKKVYEAN; the protein is encoded by the coding sequence ATGATTGAAGAAAAAGAGCTTTGGATAAAACGGCGTAGTGATTATTGGACGATGGCAATTAAGTATTTGAGGTTAATCGGCAACAGTGGGTTTCTGTTTACTTTATACTTATTATTTCTCTTCGGAAGCTATTATTATGGTGAGTTTTTAGCGTGGCTTCCTGAAACATTTCCAGCAACTTTATTTTTTACTGCTATGTTCACCTGGATGGTTACGAGGGGGAGAGTACGTACTTTTGCAAAGCAAGGTGATTTGTTTTACCTAATTCCCTTGGAAGGGAGAATGTCTCCTTATTTTCGTTCTTCCATTAAGTACAGTTGGATGATGGAAACATTTTGGCTAGCCCTTGTTTTTTTAATATTAACACCGCTATTTTTTGATCGAATTGCTGACTCTAGTTCGGTTTTGTTCTCAATTCTTATATTACTGAGTGGCTTAAAGCTTTGGAACTTGGCATCAAGCTTTGAAGAGCAGCGTATTCAAGAAACGAATGTGTACTTTTTACATATGGCAATGAGACTTGGTTTAAATGGTGTAGCGGTATTTGCATTGTTTTCTTTACAGTCCGTATGGTTAATCGCTTCACTTGCTTTTAGTTTGCTTCTATTTTATATCGGATATTTTCATAGGCTCTCACGTACACATAGTATTAAATGGGACCGCCTTGTAGATATAGAAAACAAAACAGTGATGACCTTTTACAGAGTTGCAAACTCGTTTACGGACGTACCGGCGTTAAAAACTACGGTAAAATATCGAGGGTGGCTATCATTTTTATTTACCGTTATTAAACATAAAAAAGAACACGTATATCGTTATATGTTTTTAAAAGCTTTTGTTCGTTCAAACGATTACTTTGGCATTTATTTAAGGCTGACATTACTTGGGGTACTATTTTTAAGCATTGTTCAACTCGACTGGGGCAGATGGTTACTAGCGATTATTTTCCCTTACATGACGGCGTTACAGTTAGAGACAGTGAGAAACCATTTTGTGACACATCAAATGATTGAACTATATCCAATACGTGTTGAGTCGAAGTTTTCTAACCATCAATTCCTCATTCAGTTTTTCGGTGTATTACAAGCAGTTATTTTTGGTATAACAGTTTCTATCGCGCACTCTCTACTTGACGGTGGAATTACACTTCTATTCGGAATTGCAGTGTACGCCTTTCATTTAAATGTACGTTTGAAAAAAGTGTACGAAGCTAATTAG
- a CDS encoding EcsC family protein, translated as MVERELKRWERKTLKPQSITGKFTKDMQNKINRKIPEKVHQTVSSSVKQMVRATLAGSDYLSDQKMILERTLDEREEILDKKVEMYKRSAAVEGAGTGAGGIFLGLADFPLLLSIKMKFLFDAAKIYGFDVKDYRERLFLLNVFQLAFSKDEQKAKTFEKVTNWDKEKEKLPDRLTYMESIDWKSFQLEYRDFIDLPKTLQLIPGFGAIVGAVANYHYLDVLAYHAKNSFRHRLLKQ; from the coding sequence ATGGTTGAACGGGAACTAAAACGGTGGGAACGAAAAACGTTAAAGCCACAGTCAATTACCGGGAAGTTTACTAAAGACATGCAAAATAAAATCAATAGAAAAATTCCTGAAAAAGTTCACCAAACCGTATCAAGCAGTGTAAAACAGATGGTGCGGGCAACTTTAGCTGGCAGTGACTACTTATCAGATCAAAAAATGATTTTAGAACGTACTCTAGATGAACGTGAAGAGATTTTAGATAAAAAGGTTGAAATGTATAAACGTTCAGCGGCAGTTGAAGGAGCAGGTACTGGGGCTGGAGGTATTTTTCTTGGGCTTGCAGACTTTCCGCTTTTATTGAGTATAAAAATGAAATTTCTTTTCGATGCAGCAAAAATATATGGCTTTGATGTGAAAGATTATCGTGAACGATTATTTCTGTTAAATGTCTTTCAGCTAGCTTTTTCAAAAGATGAACAAAAAGCTAAAACGTTCGAGAAAGTGACAAACTGGGATAAAGAAAAGGAAAAACTCCCAGATCGCCTGACTTATATGGAGTCCATCGACTGGAAGTCATTTCAACTTGAATATCGTGACTTTATCGATTTACCGAAAACGTTACAACTCATCCCAGGGTTTGGTGCAATTGTTGGTGCCGTTGCAAACTATCATTATTTAGATGTGTTAGCTTACCATGCGAAAAATAGTTTTCGCCATAGGTTATTAAAACAGTAA
- a CDS encoding amidohydrolase: MISKIEEKLHSYYDEMVQIRRYLHQHPELSFQEVKTPKYIADYHRKIGLEVKEEVGERGVVATLTGGKPGPTVALRADFDALPMQDEKDVPYKSKVPGVTHACGHDGHTALLLILAKALKSEQDSLEGSVVFIHQHAEELAPGGAIAMIADGCLEGVDVIFGTHLWATEPTGVIQYNENALMAAADKFEIFVQGKGGHGAQPHNSKDAILLGSQLVESFQQIVSRRVDPLDPVVISVGSFEAKNAFNVIADTAKLIGTVRTFDEQTQRQVQEEMNRVIDGLAASFGAEVNFHYYKGYPALINHCEESQFVRDITKDIPEISKVEESKPQMGGEDFSYYLHHVKGAFFFTGAQSPNWDVTYPHHHPKFDIDEKAMLYGAKALARLTLASFQKYK; encoded by the coding sequence ATGATATCTAAAATAGAAGAGAAATTACACAGTTATTATGATGAGATGGTACAGATTAGAAGGTATTTACATCAACACCCAGAGCTTTCATTTCAAGAAGTAAAAACACCAAAATATATTGCTGATTACCATCGCAAAATAGGTTTAGAGGTTAAGGAAGAGGTCGGCGAACGAGGTGTTGTCGCCACATTAACGGGAGGAAAACCTGGACCAACAGTTGCACTGCGAGCCGATTTCGATGCACTCCCTATGCAAGATGAAAAGGATGTTCCTTACAAATCGAAGGTTCCAGGAGTCACACATGCATGCGGTCATGATGGGCATACAGCACTATTACTAATTCTAGCAAAAGCATTAAAAAGCGAACAAGATTCTTTGGAAGGAAGCGTTGTCTTTATACACCAACATGCTGAAGAACTAGCGCCAGGTGGAGCGATTGCAATGATTGCAGATGGCTGCCTTGAAGGTGTTGACGTCATTTTTGGCACTCACTTATGGGCAACAGAACCTACTGGAGTAATTCAATATAACGAAAATGCTTTAATGGCTGCAGCAGATAAGTTTGAGATTTTTGTTCAAGGTAAAGGCGGGCACGGAGCTCAACCTCACAATTCAAAAGATGCAATTTTACTAGGTTCACAACTCGTCGAATCATTTCAGCAAATCGTCAGTCGTAGAGTTGATCCACTAGACCCTGTTGTTATTAGCGTCGGATCTTTCGAAGCTAAAAATGCTTTTAATGTTATTGCAGACACTGCAAAACTCATCGGAACTGTTCGTACTTTTGATGAACAGACACAACGGCAAGTACAAGAAGAAATGAACCGTGTCATCGATGGATTAGCTGCTAGCTTCGGTGCTGAAGTGAATTTCCATTATTATAAAGGTTATCCTGCACTAATTAACCATTGTGAAGAATCACAGTTTGTACGTGATATCACAAAGGATATTCCTGAAATCTCCAAAGTTGAGGAGAGCAAACCACAAATGGGTGGAGAAGACTTTAGTTACTACTTACACCACGTAAAAGGAGCGTTTTTCTTTACTGGCGCACAAAGCCCTAATTGGGATGTTACGTACCCACACCACCATCCGAAATTTGATATCGATGAAAAAGCAATGTTATACGGAGCGAAGGCGTTAGCGAGGTTAACACTTGCTTCATTTCAAAAATATAAATAA